From the genome of Chitinivibrionales bacterium:
AGCGCTGTCGCATTACCGCACAGTAGTAGAACTGGATCCGCGCAATGCCGATGCCTTCTTCCGGATGGGGAATATGTATCGAAAGAAAGGCCTGTTCAGCAATGCGCTCTCCTGCTATAGATCGGCAGTAGCAATCAGACCCGATTTCATCGAGGCGATTAATAATATCGGCGCCGCTCATAAAATACTGGGGATGTACCCTCAAGCAGTTTCGTGGTTTAAAAAAGCTGCGGAACTTCAGCCTCACAATGCAGAATGCAGAAACAATCTGGGAATGGCGTTCGTGGACTGCGGACGAACCGAAGAGGCGATAACATGTTTTCGTACGGCATTACATTTAAAACCAACGCTCGTTCCTGCATATGTAAACCTCGGTAAAGAGTTGATGCTGCAGGGTAATCTTGACGATGCGCTGGAATGCTTTAATCGGGCCGTCAAATACAACCCCGATCATTATATTGCTCACGACAACCTTCTTATCTGTAAAAATTACATGCCTTCCCATTCTCCCCCGGAACTCTATTCCGAACACCTTCTATGGACCCATTCACATGCAGTAAAAATACGCGGGGAATTTAAAGCCAAACAAAAGCCCGCTTCATCCAGACGACTCAGGATCGGATATATTTCCCCGGATTTCTATCATCACCCTGTTGCTAATTTTATGATCCCCGTTCTGCGCAACCATAACCATGTGCAGTTTGAAGTTTTCTGTTATTCGGACGTGAAAATCCAGGACCGTATCACGCACAATCTGAAAGGATACGCCGACACCTGGAGAGATACCATATCCCTCTCCGATCAGGAACTGACCTCGCTGATAACTGATGACGGTATCCATATCCTTATCGATTTAACCGGCCATCTTGCAAACAACCGACTTTTGACCTTTGCCCGCAAACCCGCTCCGCTTCAGATCTCATACCTTGGTTATCCCTGCACCACCGGTCTTTCCGAAATCGATTACTACCTTACCGATGAAATTGCCGATCCCGCGGGTCAGGAGGAGAACTACACCGAAGACCTGGTACGGCTCGAGAATTGTTTCTGCTGTTATGAACCGTCGGTTGAAGCTCCCGGGATTGGTCCCCTGCCCGCAAAAAATGCGGGATTCGTAACATTCGGTTCTTTGCATAATCTGGCGCGTTTAAACAGCGACATACTCGAGTTGTGGAGCCGGGTGCTTCATGAAACACCATCTTCCCGTCTTTTGATTTTCAGAACAAACATGACCTCCGCTACAGCAAAGAGACTTCAGGCCTTTTTTACACGCAGGGGTATTGAAAACAACCGGATCCGGCCGGTCGATTCCTGTGACGGCAATTACCTTTCGATGTACAATAAAATCGATATCGCCCTGGACACCTTTCCCTGGAGCGGCCACACTACCGCTTGTGAAGCGCTCTGGATGGGCGTTCCCGTGATCACACTCACAGGGGACCGTCACGCAGGAAGAATGGTGTCGAGTGTCGTATCTTCGCTGGGCATGTCCTTTTTAGCGGCCGAATCAAAAGATCAGTATGTCGCAAAGGCAAAACAGTTGAGTGAGAATATCGGAAACCTGGAAGAAATCAGACGCTCATTGCGGGAAAGAATGTCGAAATCTCTTCTCTGTGATGGGATACAATTTACAGGAAACTTTGAAAAAACACTTCTTTCATTGTGGGGAAAGCAGCAATCAGATTACCGGACAGGCTTACGATAGAGTAGCTGTCATAATCATTACATCACCATTACATTTTTCAGTTTTGGATGCCAATATAATATTTTTCTATAAAATTCTCTTTAATGGAGTCATCTGCACCATGGCGACCTTTACTCTCTATCGTGACGGCCGGGATTTAGGATCATACATAATCAACAGGGACGAAATCAGCATCGGGCGGTCCCGCAAAAACACCATATCCATTGCAAACAATGCCATATCACGACATCACGTACGTATCGTGCGAGAAAATGGGCAATATATCCTCTCCGATCTCGGTTCGCTGAACGGCACCTACGTTAACGGCAAAAGGGTCGATTCGGTGGAACTCTCAAATAGCGACAAAATCTCGATCTGCACCTATGATATACTCTATAAAACCGTTAATGACCGTACTGAAGCGGTTGCGGTTCAACAACCCGGAAGCAGTAAAATCGATAATGCTCATGCGATTTATGATGAATCCTCCGAAACCGGGGCATTCCATGAAACCCGCATTTTTGTGGAACATGATTATCAGCCCGATGAAAAAGCTTTGCAGTCTCAGACCGAAAGCCCCTTAACCAGAACCACAGCAGTGCCTACCTTTTCTCCGTCCAATGCAAAGCTTGGTCTTTCCCATGATGTCGCCCTTGAGACGGACACAACGTATCTCGACGAGCTTGATCTGGTTATAATCAACTTTAAAGGCACCATCGATTATGCCAACGTAAAAACGATTTCCGAACAGTTCGACAAACTTTTTGCCATTGGAACCCATAATCTTCTGATCAATCTCGAAAAACTCACTCTGATCAATACCACCGCCTGGGGAGTTCTGGTCAAATTGCTCCGTCTCCTTAAAGCCAGAAACCAGACAATCAAGCTGGCCAATATGCAAAGCGTCGTTTCCCAGCCCTTCAAGCTTCTCTCACTCGACAAGGTATTCGAAAATTACGACTCGGTTGAGGATGCGGTTGAGGCGTTCAGGAAAGGATGAGATGAGACACATTCAACGTTTCCATTTTTATCTGAAATGCGTCGAGGTAACCGCTGCACCGATTTCATAGGTTGCGGTTGTATCGTATTGATCGAGTACCGTGTCCACCTCAATATCCAGATTATAAATCGAAACATATTCAATACTATAGATCGTATTCTGGTTATAAAAAGTCAAGCTGCCGGACAGGCCGTCTTTTTGATTT
Proteins encoded in this window:
- a CDS encoding FHA domain-containing protein; translation: MGYNLQETLKKHFFHCGESSNQITGQAYDRVAVIIITSPLHFSVLDANIIFFYKILFNGVICTMATFTLYRDGRDLGSYIINRDEISIGRSRKNTISIANNAISRHHVRIVRENGQYILSDLGSLNGTYVNGKRVDSVELSNSDKISICTYDILYKTVNDRTEAVAVQQPGSSKIDNAHAIYDESSETGAFHETRIFVEHDYQPDEKALQSQTESPLTRTTAVPTFSPSNAKLGLSHDVALETDTTYLDELDLVIINFKGTIDYANVKTISEQFDKLFAIGTHNLLINLEKLTLINTTAWGVLVKLLRLLKARNQTIKLANMQSVVSQPFKLLSLDKVFENYDSVEDAVEAFRKG
- a CDS encoding tetratricopeptide repeat protein; the encoded protein is MVHFLQGSCVKSLKEILKEALSYHQQGNFDKAEAAYRCILNEQPDNADALHLLGLIEYQRGNDNSAIGLIARAVFFSPERPVYHFNLANIYAAGNKASEALSHYRTVVELDPRNADAFFRMGNMYRKKGLFSNALSCYRSAVAIRPDFIEAINNIGAAHKILGMYPQAVSWFKKAAELQPHNAECRNNLGMAFVDCGRTEEAITCFRTALHLKPTLVPAYVNLGKELMLQGNLDDALECFNRAVKYNPDHYIAHDNLLICKNYMPSHSPPELYSEHLLWTHSHAVKIRGEFKAKQKPASSRRLRIGYISPDFYHHPVANFMIPVLRNHNHVQFEVFCYSDVKIQDRITHNLKGYADTWRDTISLSDQELTSLITDDGIHILIDLTGHLANNRLLTFARKPAPLQISYLGYPCTTGLSEIDYYLTDEIADPAGQEENYTEDLVRLENCFCCYEPSVEAPGIGPLPAKNAGFVTFGSLHNLARLNSDILELWSRVLHETPSSRLLIFRTNMTSATAKRLQAFFTRRGIENNRIRPVDSCDGNYLSMYNKIDIALDTFPWSGHTTACEALWMGVPVITLTGDRHAGRMVSSVVSSLGMSFLAAESKDQYVAKAKQLSENIGNLEEIRRSLRERMSKSLLCDGIQFTGNFEKTLLSLWGKQQSDYRTGLR